The Synergistetes bacterium HGW-Synergistetes-1 genome has a window encoding:
- a CDS encoding AbrB/MazE/SpoVT family DNA-binding domain-containing protein, with translation MRMLTTIKKWGNSQGIRLPLDILREAKIDKESAVNISAQGNCIVITKAETPKKRQNIMELFEGYKNEYEPTEIDWGEPVGKEVW, from the coding sequence ATGAGAATGCTTACTACGATCAAAAAATGGGGGAACAGTCAGGGGATAAGGCTTCCTCTGGATATTCTGAGAGAAGCGAAAATTGACAAGGAAAGTGCCGTCAATATTTCTGCACAGGGAAACTGCATTGTAATAACGAAAGCTGAAACCCCAAAAAAGCGTCAGAATATAATGGAGCTTTTTGAGGGATATAAAAATGAGTACGAACCGACTGAGATCGACTGGGGTGAACCTGTAGGTAAGGAAGTATGGTAA
- a CDS encoding toxin MazF translates to MVSQGDIIMLNFDPHAGHEQAGYRTALVVSNNFFNIKTNMASVCPVTNTDNEFPLHIRLDDRTQTTGVILCEHVKSLDINRRHFRIVEKLPQDILQRVVDVICSEIEIL, encoded by the coding sequence ATGGTAAGCCAGGGTGATATCATTATGCTTAATTTTGATCCTCATGCCGGGCACGAACAGGCAGGCTACAGGACTGCATTAGTAGTCAGCAACAACTTTTTCAACATTAAGACCAACATGGCTAGTGTATGCCCCGTAACTAACACAGACAATGAATTCCCCCTTCATATAAGGCTTGACGATAGGACCCAAACCACCGGAGTCATACTTTGCGAACATGTCAAATCACTCGACATAAACAGAAGACACTTCAGGATCGTTGAGAAGCTGCCCCAGGATATTCTGCAGAGGGTCGTCGACGTTATCTGTTCAGAGATCGAGATACTGTGA
- a CDS encoding alanine racemase: protein MKIQTDKIVNNGQILIKECSMHGISLWAVTKGMSAHPEIALAFKKAGFQILADSRISNIVKMKEEGIQGEYALIRIPMPSEIEDTVKFCDYSLVSELDSILEMSRICDKLKKNHKIVIMIDMGDLREGFWPTELESSYEKLKNISPYLHIAGVGANFACASGALPGHDNLTRLLEYCKEMENKLNRPIDLVSGGGTCSLVQMIRGNIPEGINSLRLGESILLGTDSSENFPFTMLSQDTMEIVAELCEVRVKPTLPIGEIGMDFSGNVPIFLDRGNRLRGVLAIGRQDIRIEGLLPLDEGVEIITASSDHLLVDLEDCPKKYKAGDTLRFRPDYPAMLSASTSSYVQKIFC from the coding sequence ATGAAAATACAAACAGACAAGATCGTTAATAACGGACAAATTCTGATCAAAGAGTGCTCCATGCACGGTATCTCGCTGTGGGCCGTAACAAAAGGAATGAGTGCTCATCCGGAGATCGCGCTGGCCTTCAAAAAAGCTGGATTTCAGATACTCGCAGACAGCAGGATATCTAACATCGTAAAGATGAAAGAGGAGGGGATACAAGGTGAATATGCCCTGATAAGGATACCTATGCCCTCTGAGATCGAAGACACAGTCAAGTTTTGTGATTATTCTCTGGTTTCTGAACTGGACAGTATCCTTGAAATGTCCCGTATTTGCGACAAACTAAAGAAGAATCATAAAATTGTAATAATGATCGACATGGGAGATTTACGCGAAGGATTCTGGCCGACAGAATTAGAGTCATCATATGAGAAATTAAAGAACATTTCGCCTTATCTGCATATTGCGGGGGTGGGTGCAAATTTTGCCTGCGCGAGTGGAGCGCTGCCGGGACATGATAATTTGACACGGCTTCTTGAATACTGCAAGGAGATGGAGAACAAGCTTAACAGACCTATCGACTTAGTATCCGGCGGCGGCACCTGTTCGCTTGTCCAAATGATAAGGGGGAACATTCCCGAAGGGATAAATAGCCTCAGACTTGGTGAATCGATACTTTTAGGCACTGATTCCTCTGAAAATTTCCCATTTACCATGCTCAGCCAGGATACCATGGAAATTGTGGCAGAATTGTGTGAAGTTCGCGTAAAACCAACCCTTCCGATAGGAGAAATCGGGATGGACTTCTCAGGAAACGTTCCGATATTTCTTGATAGAGGCAACAGGCTGCGCGGAGTTCTTGCAATAGGCAGGCAGGATATCAGGATAGAAGGGCTCTTGCCGCTTGATGAGGGTGTGGAGATCATCACTGCTTCAAGCGACCACCTCCTTGTGGATCTGGAAGATTGTCCTAAAAAATATAAAGCGGGAGACACCTTGAGATTCCGCCCTGATTACCCTGCAATGCTTTCTGCCTCTACGTCATCCTATGTGCAGAAAATATTCTGCTAG
- a CDS encoding homoserine dehydrogenase, whose amino-acid sequence MGVDIMRILFIGFGNVAKETARILTEKELYPKLDLAPTVIGVFTQRHGGVENTNGLDLRSVLRSLKEKNTLVCEDEQLSFLTPLEAAQILDYDVLVELSALSISEHGEPASSYIHAALERGKSVVSANKGPVAFNYHKLKKLADEKGVKYLFESAVMDGAPVFNLVRRCMKGSTIKGFSGILNGTTNYILSYMENGGTFEEGVKQAQLAGIAEADPTMDTDGWDPAAKTAAFANVLMDAHITPYDVERKGISQITPEMCQDALKRGKRLKLMCRAHNVDGKITASVKVEEVNKDDVMALISHFGAAIRFESDLMHTNTLIQDRPDLLDTAYGVIEDLISISDNSPY is encoded by the coding sequence ATGGGAGTAGATATAATGAGAATTTTATTTATTGGATTTGGAAATGTTGCAAAAGAGACGGCGCGAATTTTAACAGAAAAAGAGCTTTACCCTAAGCTTGACCTGGCTCCTACTGTGATCGGTGTTTTTACTCAGCGTCATGGCGGTGTCGAAAATACCAACGGGCTTGATCTGAGATCCGTTTTACGCAGCCTAAAAGAAAAAAATACATTGGTTTGTGAAGACGAGCAACTCTCTTTCCTCACACCGCTTGAAGCGGCGCAGATACTTGACTACGACGTTCTTGTTGAGCTATCGGCACTATCGATCAGCGAACACGGAGAGCCTGCTTCTTCATACATCCATGCCGCACTTGAACGCGGTAAGTCTGTAGTATCTGCAAACAAAGGACCGGTTGCTTTCAATTACCATAAGTTGAAGAAGCTGGCGGACGAAAAGGGCGTTAAGTATTTGTTTGAATCTGCTGTAATGGATGGGGCGCCAGTTTTCAACCTCGTCCGGCGCTGCATGAAGGGATCCACTATTAAAGGATTCTCCGGTATCCTGAACGGAACGACGAACTACATACTATCGTACATGGAAAATGGCGGCACTTTTGAAGAGGGAGTAAAACAGGCTCAGTTAGCTGGGATTGCTGAAGCAGACCCAACAATGGATACGGACGGATGGGACCCTGCCGCAAAGACCGCAGCATTTGCCAATGTACTTATGGATGCGCATATTACTCCCTATGATGTGGAACGTAAAGGAATCTCCCAAATCACGCCCGAAATGTGCCAGGATGCCTTAAAGCGTGGGAAAAGGCTAAAGCTGATGTGCCGTGCTCATAATGTTGATGGAAAAATAACGGCCAGTGTAAAAGTGGAAGAGGTTAACAAAGACGATGTAATGGCTCTGATATCTCACTTTGGAGCCGCAATACGCTTTGAATCAGACCTTATGCACACGAACACTCTGATCCAGGATCGCCCTGATCTTCTTGACACAGCCTACGGTGTCATTGAGGACCTTATATCAATATCGGATAATAGCCCATATTAG
- a CDS encoding sodium:proton antiporter codes for MIALLKLSPVVLLAVMVVNGVDILISASIGLFVAAAICKVTEKMKFSEVLNEGVEGAKEATLLAFILMLAYALAEIFMSTGVGAAAISIFINIGVTGKTVAVVAFLTTCALSVSTGTSWGTFAACIPIFMWLCNVVGGNPALTFAACVGGSAFGDNIGLISDTTILSSGLQGIKVVDRVRTQAPWSAICVILSAICFYAVSISMGLPETVGDPSQILATMSEKTIAILQEERPAVLTLLDQVAEGVPLYMVIPVIIVITMAIMKMDTISCLSSGIVLAILFGFLAGTVTSLKDVIGLVQSGFEDAGSWAVIMLFWAMGFGAVMRRMDAFGPVAAFFVKISKRVRHLLVCNGLLCLIINATLNEEMSQMATVGPVIKGIVDDNVEGSEEDKYILRNRNALFSDAVGVHTAALIPWHTGVAYYMGLAAAVYPLYTFTVGDLYYNFMAIITVLSIYILTFTGLDRFIPLFGLPAEPNVRLKK; via the coding sequence TTGATCGCATTGTTAAAATTGTCGCCCGTTGTTCTTTTGGCAGTAATGGTAGTGAATGGAGTAGATATACTTATCTCTGCTTCGATAGGGCTTTTTGTTGCGGCAGCCATTTGTAAGGTTACAGAGAAAATGAAATTCTCGGAAGTGCTGAATGAAGGCGTAGAGGGAGCCAAAGAAGCGACTCTTTTGGCCTTTATACTTATGTTGGCCTATGCACTTGCCGAAATTTTTATGTCGACAGGTGTCGGGGCAGCAGCTATATCGATCTTTATCAACATTGGGGTTACGGGGAAAACGGTTGCAGTGGTTGCTTTCCTGACCACTTGTGCTCTGTCCGTATCTACAGGAACATCATGGGGGACATTCGCAGCTTGTATTCCTATTTTTATGTGGTTGTGTAATGTAGTCGGAGGAAATCCGGCGCTGACTTTTGCGGCTTGTGTCGGAGGTTCTGCCTTCGGTGATAATATTGGGTTGATTTCAGATACAACGATATTGAGTTCGGGGCTGCAAGGCATAAAGGTTGTTGACAGGGTAAGGACTCAGGCACCATGGTCAGCTATATGTGTTATTTTGTCTGCAATTTGTTTTTACGCAGTAAGCATTTCAATGGGGCTTCCGGAAACAGTCGGAGACCCGTCACAGATACTTGCCACCATGTCCGAGAAAACAATAGCTATCCTTCAGGAAGAGCGTCCGGCTGTTTTGACTCTGCTGGATCAGGTTGCAGAAGGTGTGCCGTTGTACATGGTAATTCCTGTAATAATAGTAATAACGATGGCTATAATGAAAATGGATACTATCTCATGCCTATCATCGGGCATTGTCCTTGCAATCCTATTCGGTTTTCTTGCAGGAACTGTAACTTCGCTGAAAGACGTAATTGGATTGGTCCAGTCAGGTTTTGAAGATGCGGGAAGTTGGGCTGTCATAATGCTCTTCTGGGCCATGGGTTTTGGGGCCGTAATGCGAAGAATGGATGCATTTGGCCCTGTTGCGGCGTTCTTTGTCAAAATAAGCAAACGTGTGCGTCATCTTTTGGTCTGCAATGGGCTTCTCTGCCTTATCATAAATGCGACTCTTAACGAAGAGATGTCGCAGATGGCTACAGTGGGACCAGTAATCAAAGGTATAGTAGACGATAATGTAGAGGGTTCAGAGGAAGATAAATATATACTTCGCAACAGGAATGCGCTCTTTTCCGACGCGGTGGGCGTGCACACCGCAGCTTTGATCCCATGGCATACGGGTGTTGCGTACTATATGGGACTTGCAGCCGCTGTCTATCCTCTCTATACTTTCACGGTCGGAGATCTCTACTATAATTTCATGGCGATCATCACCGTGCTTTCGATATATATCCTGACATTTACAGGATTAGACAGATTTATCCCTCTCTTTGGCCTGCCTGCAGAGCCCAATGTAAGGCTCAAAAAATAG
- a CDS encoding aspartate aminotransferase, with amino-acid sequence MKYVRMSIEKESPEQLGYEKIKNNLTETSVRDRNIRGLGLVIDDMILPYGDHLGDPRLRETIAQQSGLDDPNDVLVTAGAASALFLVASSLLEPGDKMIVARPNYGTNIETPRAIGADISYLDQKFEEGFKVDIDKLKYMIKPDTKYISLTNPHNPTGTMMSLSELKEVIAIAEKHDVWLLIDETYRDMFKDEVLPVAASLSDKVISVSSLSKTYGIPGIRIGWTVCRNKKINDLLLCAKEQVCIGGSVVDEYIGYVALSQKDEWIKQNDATIADRFAVVKEWIEQEEFMEWVEPRAACTCFPRIKPEVEVDVEKVYRLMNEKYGTYVGPGHWFEQSKRYMRIGYGWPLHDELARGLKSISDSVKESLK; translated from the coding sequence ATGAAATACGTAAGGATGTCCATAGAAAAAGAATCGCCTGAGCAGTTAGGATATGAAAAAATAAAAAACAACCTAACAGAGACTTCAGTTAGAGACAGGAATATAAGAGGTCTTGGACTTGTGATCGACGACATGATCCTTCCTTATGGTGATCACCTCGGAGATCCCCGCCTCCGTGAAACTATTGCTCAGCAGTCCGGCTTAGACGATCCAAATGATGTGCTTGTTACTGCCGGTGCTGCTTCAGCTCTGTTTTTAGTTGCATCGTCTCTCTTGGAACCCGGCGACAAAATGATAGTCGCAAGACCAAATTATGGAACAAATATTGAAACGCCTCGTGCAATAGGTGCCGACATTAGCTATCTCGACCAGAAGTTTGAAGAAGGATTTAAAGTAGATATTGACAAACTCAAGTATATGATAAAACCTGACACTAAGTACATTTCATTGACTAACCCTCACAACCCTACGGGAACGATGATGTCTCTTTCAGAGCTAAAAGAAGTAATTGCAATAGCTGAAAAACACGATGTCTGGCTTCTCATAGACGAAACATACAGAGATATGTTTAAGGATGAAGTCCTTCCTGTCGCAGCTTCTCTTTCTGACAAGGTAATATCCGTATCATCACTCTCTAAAACATATGGGATTCCCGGTATTCGAATAGGCTGGACTGTATGCCGGAATAAAAAGATAAACGATCTTCTGCTTTGTGCCAAAGAACAGGTATGTATTGGAGGCAGTGTAGTCGATGAATATATCGGCTATGTCGCTTTGTCGCAAAAAGATGAATGGATCAAGCAAAACGACGCGACTATAGCGGATAGATTTGCAGTTGTTAAAGAGTGGATAGAACAGGAAGAATTCATGGAATGGGTTGAACCAAGAGCCGCCTGCACTTGTTTTCCGAGGATAAAACCGGAAGTAGAAGTGGATGTTGAAAAGGTTTACCGCTTAATGAATGAGAAATACGGTACGTATGTAGGTCCCGGGCACTGGTTTGAGCAGAGCAAACGATACATGAGGATCGGTTATGGCTGGCCTTTGCATGATGAGCTTGCTAGAGGACTCAAGTCTATTTCTGATTCTGTAAAGGAAAGCCTGAAGTAA
- the ilvD gene encoding dihydroxy-acid dehydratase, translating into MKFRSSEILSDPVFTENRALYKSMGFSDEDLKGPLIGIANSWNELVPGHYNLRNLSEFVKKGIYRAGGMAVEFGVIAACDGQSCGHNGMKYILPTRDLIACDIEAMAEAHRLDGIVMLGSCDKIVPGMLMAAARLGIPAILLVGGPMAGGVSFDGRKSDSTSVSEAVGMLSAGRITKETLSMLEDNAAPSCGSCSYYGTANSMGCAAEAMGMSLPGSSLIPATSAARSRAAEETGKKIVELVRQNITAHDIITKDSLENTAKIMVATGGSTNCFIHLSAIGNEIGIAPGTMIDIYDRASQNIPSIAMVNPASEYDMEDFYRAGGIPQVMKELENEIDLSCMTVSGKSLGENLEDRSSPFGVDRRVIRTKEDPFCKSGGLAVMRGNLAPGTGITKPIAMDPSMYHFSGPARVFDCEEDANRAILDGNIKEGDVLVIRYEGPKGGPGMREMYFAMKLLYGRGLAKKTAIITDGRFSGTNNGCFVGHISPEAAEGGPIAAVRDGDIITIDVENKKLDVDLSPEELEARLKDWKRPPQKELKGILGIYAKLAASAAEGGMMKF; encoded by the coding sequence ATGAAATTCAGAAGTTCCGAAATACTTTCAGATCCGGTGTTTACTGAAAACAGGGCCCTTTATAAATCTATGGGCTTCTCTGACGAAGACCTAAAGGGTCCCCTAATAGGAATAGCAAACTCATGGAACGAGCTGGTGCCAGGACATTACAACCTCAGGAACCTTTCTGAGTTCGTAAAAAAGGGCATATACAGGGCAGGCGGAATGGCGGTCGAGTTTGGCGTAATAGCCGCCTGTGACGGACAGTCATGCGGACATAACGGCATGAAATACATACTCCCCACCAGAGACCTTATAGCATGCGACATCGAAGCAATGGCCGAAGCCCACAGGCTTGATGGCATTGTTATGCTTGGATCATGCGATAAAATAGTTCCGGGCATGCTGATGGCGGCCGCCAGGCTGGGCATTCCGGCGATATTGCTTGTCGGAGGTCCAATGGCCGGAGGAGTTTCGTTTGACGGGCGCAAAAGCGACTCCACCTCTGTATCGGAGGCTGTGGGTATGCTGAGTGCCGGACGGATCACAAAAGAGACTTTATCAATGCTCGAAGACAATGCCGCACCCTCATGCGGTTCATGCTCATACTACGGCACCGCCAACTCGATGGGTTGCGCGGCAGAAGCCATGGGCATGTCCCTCCCGGGATCGTCCCTTATACCCGCTACAAGCGCTGCCCGTTCCAGGGCAGCGGAAGAGACCGGGAAAAAGATCGTCGAACTTGTCAGGCAAAACATCACAGCGCACGACATCATTACGAAAGACTCCCTTGAAAACACTGCGAAGATAATGGTCGCTACCGGCGGCTCGACTAACTGCTTCATTCACCTTTCAGCCATAGGGAACGAGATAGGTATAGCACCCGGGACAATGATAGATATTTACGACAGGGCGAGTCAAAATATCCCGTCTATCGCTATGGTAAATCCTGCCTCAGAGTACGATATGGAGGACTTTTACCGCGCCGGAGGCATCCCGCAGGTCATGAAGGAGCTGGAAAACGAGATAGACCTCTCTTGCATGACTGTAAGCGGAAAGAGCCTTGGCGAGAACCTTGAGGATCGGTCAAGTCCCTTCGGAGTTGACAGGCGTGTGATACGTACAAAGGAAGATCCTTTCTGCAAATCGGGCGGTCTGGCAGTGATGCGGGGTAACCTTGCTCCGGGGACAGGGATAACAAAACCCATCGCTATGGATCCGTCGATGTACCATTTTTCCGGACCTGCAAGAGTCTTTGACTGCGAAGAAGATGCGAACCGGGCGATCCTTGACGGGAATATAAAAGAGGGCGATGTCCTGGTCATCCGTTACGAGGGCCCGAAAGGCGGCCCCGGAATGCGTGAAATGTATTTCGCCATGAAACTGCTTTACGGCAGGGGCCTTGCAAAAAAGACCGCGATAATTACAGACGGCCGTTTCTCCGGAACCAACAACGGCTGCTTTGTCGGCCACATATCCCCCGAAGCCGCTGAAGGCGGCCCCATAGCCGCAGTCAGGGACGGAGACATCATCACCATAGATGTTGAAAATAAAAAACTGGATGTAGACCTCTCTCCCGAGGAGCTTGAAGCCCGCCTAAAAGATTGGAAAAGACCTCCTCAGAAGGAACTGAAAGGCATCCTGGGCATATACGCAAAACTCGCTGCCTCAGCAGCCGAGGGCGGAATGATGAAATTTTAA
- a CDS encoding C4-dicarboxylate ABC transporter substrate-binding protein: protein MKKFLSVFMVILVVAVFAGTAFAAPEYTIKVGYIGSDSHPTMKAMKEVFVKQVEEGSKGKIKVELYPNGQLGGDRELSEGVQMGTIQMAIPSSSALAGFDKRIQALDLPYLFTSRKTAFEAVDGILGEKLNGYLAAKGILILGYQENGFRHVTNSKKPIKSPADLKGLKIRTMENPMHIAFFKALGANPTPMSWGELYTALQQGTVDAQENPYAMIDDGKFYEVQKFVSETGHVFSYEILIANKKFMEKLPADLNKLVVKAAKDATAKQRQLMEKEEGAFKQKVIKAGMKANSLTTEEKKPFVEATAKVYPMFEKDLGKDLMEIIKKVQK, encoded by the coding sequence ATGAAGAAGTTTTTGTCAGTATTTATGGTTATTTTAGTAGTCGCTGTATTCGCGGGTACCGCTTTCGCGGCTCCGGAATACACTATCAAGGTCGGTTACATCGGTTCCGATTCGCACCCGACAATGAAGGCAATGAAAGAAGTCTTCGTGAAACAGGTCGAAGAGGGTTCAAAGGGCAAGATCAAGGTCGAGCTCTATCCCAACGGACAGCTTGGCGGTGACCGTGAGCTTTCAGAAGGAGTACAGATGGGCACGATCCAGATGGCTATCCCCTCTTCGTCCGCGCTCGCAGGATTCGACAAGAGGATTCAGGCTCTAGACCTGCCCTATCTCTTCACGTCAAGAAAGACCGCATTTGAAGCAGTAGACGGTATTCTCGGAGAGAAACTTAACGGCTACCTGGCTGCCAAAGGCATACTTATTCTCGGCTACCAGGAGAACGGATTCCGCCACGTGACCAACAGCAAGAAACCCATCAAGAGCCCTGCAGACCTCAAAGGCCTGAAGATCCGTACGATGGAAAACCCGATGCACATCGCATTCTTCAAGGCACTCGGAGCAAACCCTACACCAATGAGCTGGGGCGAACTCTACACCGCGCTGCAGCAGGGAACTGTTGATGCACAGGAAAACCCCTATGCAATGATCGACGACGGTAAGTTCTATGAAGTCCAGAAGTTTGTTTCCGAAACAGGGCACGTCTTCTCCTACGAGATCCTTATCGCAAACAAGAAGTTCATGGAGAAACTCCCCGCAGATCTCAACAAGCTCGTAGTCAAGGCTGCCAAGGACGCTACAGCAAAACAGCGTCAGCTTATGGAAAAAGAGGAAGGCGCATTCAAGCAAAAAGTAATCAAAGCCGGAATGAAGGCAAACTCCCTCACAACAGAAGAGAAAAAACCCTTTGTAGAAGCAACAGCGAAGGTCTACCCAATGTTCGAAAAGGATCTCGGCAAGGATCTTATGGAAATAATCAAGAAAGTACAGAAATAA
- a CDS encoding TRAP transporter small permease, producing the protein MTVSKFLDNFEEYFCVWTMAIMTVIVFIQVVMRYVFSNSLSWSEELARFIFLWLSWIGASYAVKERSHFRVEMFANMIKGKSRIYFEYMILIVWFVFSFFLAWQGTLLLIFLQETGQESAAMQIPMTWPYASVPIGCAMMCLRLIVELYKLHKNGLPVPALQSAETAK; encoded by the coding sequence ATGACTGTGAGTAAATTCCTTGATAATTTTGAAGAGTACTTCTGCGTTTGGACGATGGCCATAATGACAGTTATAGTCTTTATTCAGGTCGTAATGAGATATGTTTTTTCAAACTCGCTCTCGTGGAGCGAGGAATTGGCCCGTTTCATTTTCCTATGGCTCTCCTGGATCGGCGCCAGCTACGCAGTAAAAGAAAGAAGCCACTTCAGGGTGGAAATGTTTGCTAATATGATAAAAGGAAAATCACGCATATATTTTGAATATATGATTTTGATAGTATGGTTCGTATTCAGCTTCTTCCTCGCATGGCAGGGAACATTGCTGCTGATCTTTCTGCAGGAAACAGGCCAGGAATCAGCTGCAATGCAGATACCTATGACATGGCCTTACGCCTCGGTTCCTATTGGATGTGCCATGATGTGTCTCAGGCTCATCGTTGAACTTTATAAACTCCACAAAAACGGTCTGCCTGTTCCGGCTTTACAGTCAGCAGAGACAGCGAAATAG
- a CDS encoding C4-dicarboxylate ABC transporter permease — MEAVILFSILIITIALSIPIGITLGLATGIAMWLTSDIPMIMLAQKSVTGLDSFPLLAIPFFILAGALMCNGGISRRLVALAESLVGYIVGGLAMVTVLACMFFAAISGSGPATVSAIGSFMIPSMKERKYDAGFAAAITAAAGTIGVIIPPSIPFVIYCVVAQCSIGDMFIAGIIPGIIIGIALMLVCYITARKRNYKTMTDRPRFSEVAKAFKESFWALLVPLIILGGIYGGIFTPTEAAVVAVVYSVVIGKFVYRELDMKVLYDCLKSTGLINGATSFLIGLSMAFASYLAMAQIPAKIAAWLTTFVDSPFLLLMIINVFLLVIGCFVDNIAAVIILTPILLPVVKMIGIDPIHFGLIITVNLACGFISPPYGINLFVASAISGESIESISREIIPAFVAMVGCLLLFTYFPIFSMGLLQMMR, encoded by the coding sequence ATGGAAGCTGTTATCCTTTTTTCTATCCTGATAATCACCATAGCGTTAAGTATACCTATCGGAATAACTCTCGGACTCGCCACAGGCATCGCGATGTGGCTGACATCAGACATCCCTATGATAATGCTGGCACAGAAATCTGTGACAGGTCTGGATTCCTTCCCTCTTCTGGCTATCCCCTTCTTTATCCTCGCTGGGGCCCTGATGTGCAACGGAGGCATTTCCCGCCGTCTTGTAGCGCTGGCTGAAAGTCTTGTCGGCTACATCGTCGGAGGCCTTGCTATGGTAACGGTCCTCGCCTGCATGTTCTTTGCGGCAATATCGGGATCGGGACCGGCAACTGTCTCGGCCATCGGCTCCTTTATGATCCCATCTATGAAGGAGAGGAAGTACGATGCAGGTTTCGCAGCTGCGATAACCGCAGCTGCGGGAACGATCGGGGTCATAATCCCCCCGAGCATACCTTTCGTCATCTACTGTGTCGTTGCTCAGTGCTCGATAGGCGATATGTTCATTGCCGGCATCATCCCCGGGATCATAATAGGAATTGCCCTGATGTTAGTATGCTACATAACTGCCAGGAAGCGCAATTACAAAACCATGACTGATCGTCCAAGGTTCTCTGAGGTCGCCAAAGCCTTTAAAGAATCTTTCTGGGCACTGCTTGTTCCCCTCATTATCCTAGGAGGCATATACGGAGGCATTTTCACTCCTACGGAAGCAGCTGTCGTCGCAGTTGTGTATTCTGTGGTAATAGGGAAATTCGTTTACCGAGAGCTGGACATGAAGGTCCTCTATGACTGTCTAAAATCTACAGGGCTCATCAACGGGGCAACTTCGTTCCTCATAGGGCTCTCGATGGCCTTTGCGAGCTATCTTGCGATGGCACAGATACCGGCTAAGATAGCTGCATGGCTCACTACTTTCGTTGACAGTCCATTTCTCCTCCTCATGATCATCAACGTTTTTCTTCTTGTCATCGGTTGCTTCGTGGACAACATTGCCGCAGTCATCATCCTGACGCCTATACTGCTTCCGGTAGTCAAGATGATAGGAATAGACCCGATACACTTTGGGCTCATAATCACCGTCAACCTTGCTTGCGGCTTTATCTCGCCACCATACGGGATCAACCTCTTCGTTGCATCTGCAATATCCGGGGAGAGCATTGAGAGTATTTCAAGGGAGATCATCCCGGCTTTCGTTGCAATGGTGGGATGCCTGCTTCTCTTTACATATTTCCCTATCTTCAGCATGGGACTGCTGCAGATGATGAGGTAA